In the Triticum aestivum cultivar Chinese Spring chromosome 2B, IWGSC CS RefSeq v2.1, whole genome shotgun sequence genome, CAATGAGataggagatggtgatgatgatctATATGCAGATAATGTAGATGGGGATGACACGGAATAGAAACAAGAGAAGAAATCAAATGAGAAGCATAGAAGAAAGGAAAAGAGAAACTATAGCCTAAAGCTCAAGACAAAGACAAATGAAAATACAACTCTGGTGAAGACTTGTGTAAGGGTGAAGATTTGTGGGTACCTGATTCAGATGATGAAGATCTCCAGTTAAAGTTCAAAATTTTCTGAGCAGATGATCTTCATAGGCCAAAGTTGCATGTTGGCTAGGTCTTTGGAGAGTGTAGAACTACCGAGGGCAATAATTAAAGAGAACTCCTGTCAGAACAGAGTTGATATCAAGATGCATGGCAATGACAGGAAGAGAGTCAAAGCAAAGTGTGATGAGGACTACGCTTGGTACTTGTGCGCATCATATGAAAATAGGACTACGACATTCATGGTAAAAAAGGTATGTTGATGAGCACACATGCAGCAAGAAGTGGAAGATTTGGGCTTTCATAGCTAAATTCCTAACACTAAAGTACTTAGAGAGCTTTAAGGCTGACCAAGACATGAACTTAATGTACTTCTCAAGGGTTGTTCAGAAAGGATGGCACATGACAACAAGAACGATGAAACTACAGGGGGCAAGAAGGATGGCAATGAAAATAGTATAAGGTGATGAAGAAGGGTAGTAAAAGCTTCTTCAGAATTATGAAAATGAGGTTAGGAGAAGCAACCCTGGCTCATCTTTCTATCTCTCACTTGATGGGAATGCAAGGTTCAAAAAGCTATGCATGTATCTGGATGCTTGCAAGAGAGGGTTGCTTCTGGGTTGCAGGCCAGTGATCTTTGTTGATGGTTGCAACATAAAAACTAGATACAAAGGTCAACTACTTGTAGTCACTGGGATAGATCTAAATAACTGCATATTTCCAATAGCCATTGTTGTGGTTGAAGTGGAGGGCACCCCTAACTGGAAGTGGTTTGTTGACACACTGGGATCTTGGCATCATAAACACTAAACCCTGGACTATCATGTCGGACAAACAAAAGGTAATGCCTCTTCATCTTCATATGCTTGTCGATGTTTTTGTTGTACTTGCTTACGTTTATGTTGCCTACCTACCGTGGTTGAAGAAATTACATGTTTATGTCTATAGTTAAAGCCATCTGAAAATATGCTTATGTTCTTGTTGCATGCAATGTACAGGGTCTCATTAATGAGGTTGACTGGTTGAAGAATCGTTCCCTAGGTCAGAACACAGATTCTCTGTCAGGCACATGTGGCCGAACTTTCAGCAGTCTTTCAAGGGAGATATTCTGAAGATTCAATTTTGGAGGATAACAAGGAGCAACACAGTTGAGTTATCTAAGAAGGGCATGCAGGAAAGCTGATTCCTACAAGTGGCTTCATGAGTTGGAACCCAACACTTGGGTTAAAGCTTTTCAAAGTGATTTTGCCAAAATGTGATATACTGCTTAACAACATATATGAAGTAAACTAGGCTAATCCTGGAAATAGCATCTGGGTTTTAACATTTCTGGCAAAAATCATCTGGTTTGCATCTACTTTGGACACAAGCAATTGATCAAACATAGAACAGAGAGTCATATAACTAATGTAgattcatcaaacatagcaaagGTTCAACATAGCATTGCCACTTCACCATACACACCATTGCATCACATTAAACCAAAGTAAACTAGGACTGACACTAGTACATCACAATAACTACTAACTAACACCAGTGCATTATCCCAAAATGAATCTACACAACGAGCACTTCTTCAGCATCTCCACTTCTCAAGCAGCACCTAGCAGCACCAATGGCATCTTCACTTCTTAAACATGAGCATCACCACAACAACAACCAtcatcttcatgagcatcaccaGCTCTCTCCCAAGCATCATCACTGCACAAGCTTGCTGCCTAGTCACCACATTTGCACAGTCATTCTTCAAAGCCTTCTTGGACCTGCTAGTGGATGCATTCATAAGGGTAGGCTCCTATGCATTCAAAAGTTCCTCCCCGCGTTCCTCCGCAACACCAATATCATCCACAACGGCATCCCCAACGAGATAGTGTTTGTCAACAAGGTACTCAACGTATTCCAATCCCCAAAGCCAGAAATCGCAAGTCACCTATCCCAAAATACATGCCAAGGTCAAAAACTTGAATCTTTGCATCCAAAAAACCAAAGAGAAATcatggaaatgaaaaaaaaatcgaaGAGAACCACTAACCCCATGTTTCTGGCATTTGCAAAAGATCCACCTGTCGTGCTTGTCAGTCGTGAAGACATACATGCGCACCTTCTCCTTGCTGCTCGGGCAGTAGATGAGGGGCAACATCAATGCCCTACGACGGACAACGGAGACGGAGGAGCTTGCGACAGACATGAGCACCAGAGGGGAAGGAACTGACGGCGAGATGGCATCTCCCCGGTTCAGGCGGATTCCATAGCGGCGGCGACCAAGGTGGTGGCGGAGCAACGCGAGAGAGGAAGGATGCTAGGGATTGAAGAGGGGGCCGCCGCAAATTAGGGATTTGATGAATTGGGGATATTTTTTTTGACTTTTTACACAAAACACCTACATGCAAGATTGGCCTAATTAGAGAAGAGTATGTGGCGGTCAACAAGTGATCAAACCAGGCCTTTATGCACCGCGTACGTCGAATAATGACCTTATTTTCACGTCAAATCGTATATAGTGATTGTAATGAGCATATTCCTAAGTGCAGTGACCATCGGTGTATTTATCTCTTTTTCCTTTCCAGTGGCGTGCGTGTCTTCGCGTGGGTAGCCAGGACAGCCAATGTTGCCCTGTGTGGGTGGTGATGGTTTTAACCTGGTTTTCCATGTATTACCAGACAACTCTTTTTTCTTTAATGAACCGAGATCCTTCAGGGCCGACTTACAAAAACTTGATAGCTGGGCCGAGTCTGTTCTCTGTGACTATATCTCAAAGGTATAACATTGTAAGGACCATCACATACTGAGTTACTGAGTGAGATTATGTCTCTGCTCTTGGATACTTTGGGTTGATACTCACCACGCCAGGCCAAAAATGCTAGACATACAAAGACTTACACGCTTTTACACGCTCCTTCCATCTAACAACCAATCACAAACCTCTCCCCCCCTGATTTTTAAAGGGTGGGCCGCCCCGCTCACCTATTGACCAATCAAGATTAACCATCCTGTAAAAGCTTGTAAAtcgtttgtacgtgtagcattgccGACACCAGGCACAACCAGGAGCAGAGCATTAAACAAGTCCTGCGTGGGGGTTCGTTAAGTAAAACTAGCACGGTGGTACGGTCAGAAGAGATGTTCTCTAGGTATCCTCAGCTAGCTTTGACTGCATGTCTATCCCTAGACCCCATACTAGCTAGGAAGCCAGCTAGCCTAAAAACACTGGCCACTCACTGATCTCCTTATAAAACCTCAACAAACCCCAAACCTGTACCTTCTCTTCCAACTCCTATTGACACACAAGCACATACACACGCAGGAAAAGATTGAACACCATGAGCTGCACAAGGATCAGCGGTGCAGTCATCGTTTTTGCCTTGCTCTTCGCCCCGTTATTGCTCATGCTCTGCCTTCCCCTTGCCTGCGCTCGCCATGGTGAGTTTCCTCTCCAATCTCCATATATGTTTGCTAGTTTTGAGATGCATCCATCCATGGATTGATCGATCCGCTTGCTAAATCGTTGCACTCCCTGCAGTGGTGGCGCTGGAGGCCAAAGATGGCCTGAACATCGGAGGAGGCCGGCATGTGGATGTGGTTGGTGATGACGCAGGAAAGGCTGTCCCCGTCTCGAACCACGGCGGCTCACGGCCAGCGAGGACGGTGGAGTTGCCCGCGGCGAGGAGGCACCGGGTGGACGCGGCGGACGAGTTGCACGACATGCTGAGGAGGGACTACGCGTGGAGGGCGAGGCGCCGCAAGCCCATCCACAACGACGAGCCACGCGACGATGAGCCCTGAGTCTGTCAGACCTTCCCCGCAGCGCAGCTAGGTACATAGTTACAAGAAGCTTAGCTAGCTAGATCAGTGTTTTACTACTGCTACCGCTACTAGATTTGCAGGCTTGGAGGATACCCAAATATAGCTTAGATGCCCAAATACTATGGAATGATGATGCCCTGGTTGTGGTTGGCTAGGTATATCATTAGTTGGTCAGCTAGCCTTAATCCAGCATCCAAGATGGACATCAGGTTTAGCCTTGTTTTTTACAAGAACTGCTGGATAGGAGTTCATGAGAAAAAAGGGGCAGTTTTGTGCCGGATGTGCAGGCTTGGGGGTACCATACATGTAATGTCCTATATATCCACCGGTAATCAGTTTGGCGGATATCAGTGCCATATGCGTGTCAAACTTAGTAATACTTTGTTGCGTCTTCACATACGGGTTATGGCAGACTGAACCTCGTTCTGGTGATTGTAATAGCTTTGGCTCTTGCTCTGTTTTCTCCTTCTAACACAATGGGCATTGCTCGCATCACACTACTACATGTCAAAGCCGGGGCTTAACTTGAGTGGACTGGCAGCTACCCCAGCTGTCCAGCCAACGGGTTGACACCCTGTCCTCaacatggactagtaacatatgcatgttactactagtaagttactccccactatgaccagcctaaacaATCAGGAATGCGGCTGGTACATGAAAGAAAGCTGCTATACCTGTTCATTTCTCACGCACAATCTCTCCAAATTACAAGCCACTAGCGAACCCGACAAGCCATCAACCACCTGCTATTTGTAAATAAAATAAAAGAGCAGGGCATATGGGGGGAGAAGAGCAAGGAAGGGGGGAGAAACGATCAACATTTGAATGAATTTAACATTGGCTGGCTAACACTAGCTCAGGCGCGAGGCCGCCGGCCATGAGCTAGACTCATCAATCAAACAGGAAAAAAATGCTCTCAGAATTTACAGCAGAGGACCCTGAAACCCCAGCCCCGGTCTCGCCTGAAACGCCTACGGTCCGCCTTCGCCATCCTCACCGGACTGCTGTTCCACTCAGTCTGTAGCCTGTGGATGAACACATATGAGTTTATGTACTTGAGAAAAAAGAATGTAGTGGTCATACTATTCAGATGTCTTCACTTACACTGGGAATGCGAAGGACCGAGTACTTGTCGTGCTGCTATCCGAGCGAAGAGAAGTGTTGCCGATGTGCGCAGAGGGCGCTACCGCGTCCAGCGTGATGTTTGCTCCAGAGAAGCTCGACTCAAAGGGGTTGCGAATGCCACCCCGAGTCGTCAGCTTTGCACCATCAGGTTCATTCTGCTGAACCGCCGACTCCGTTTGCGAAACCGTAGAGCTCTCATCGCCGCCGCTGCTTTCCTCCCTTGTCTTTGTGCCATCCCCCACGTCTCTTGGGTTGAAGTCATGTTCATCTTCGACAGCACCGGTCTCGCTTTTTGGATGGCCCTCAGTCTTGACATCACTAGGCTCTGCGCTGACAGTACCTCTCTGATCATTGTTCTCTTCAGATGCTTGGACATCCAACCTACCTGAACTTTCTTCTATGGAATCTAGTCTATTGTGTTTGATTCTGGTTTCATCTGCTGCAACAGAATCAAATCTACCTGGTGCGCCGTTGACGATGTCACTAAAACTATCTGTTCTTTCGACAAGACCTCCTTGATCATGGCTCTCTTCAGATGCTTGGACCCCCAGCCTGCTTGAACGTCCTCCAACAGAATCTAACTTACTGCTGTCTCCAATTCTGGATTCAGCTGTTTCAACATAATCAAATCCTCCCAGTGCACCACCGTTGACAAGATCACTGAAACTATCTGTCTTTCCAACAGGGCAGATGGGTACAACAGAAACCTCGTCGACAATGGTAGGTAGAGCATACTTGGATTCCCATGTGTCCTCTAACGACCCATAGGCGATAAAGGGGTTATAGTGAGTAGCTGGATTCAATCCTCTGTTATCTAATTCTGCACCAACATCTTCTTCAGGAATTACAGCTGAGAGCCCATCAGAAGTTGATTCAACTGGTAAACCACTGAGGTAACTGGACTCTGGTGCAGTACTCGATCCAGTTTCATGGCAAACGATTGGTGTAACCTGTAATGAAAATAATCATACTGAGAGGCAGAATATGGAGATAAATGAAATAATAGCAAAAAATAAATATTAATAAAACATTCAATCTCATTTATTGATTCGGATAGAAACAACAGGTGGCAAGACTCGTTTCTTGGAACATATCATTGAAACAAAAAACATATCTATGATAATAAAGGATATGGTCAGTAACCAAATAATTGCGGTACATTTACGGCAATCATTTATCTCTCCGTCCctaattacttgtcgtagaaatggatgtatctagacgtatttttaaTCCTGTTCAATGCAATGAAATGCAActcttttgcgttttctcgaaaaaaatgcatccatttctgtgacaagtaattccggacggagggagtatttcattagAGCAGATTGGTAATACTGTAAATCCATCATACCTCATCAATTGCTTCTCCATCGCAAAGTGGCTTGTGAGTTTCATAGGTCTCAGAAATTACTGTGCCCACCTGCTGGCACTGTTTTGCAGCTTCATGACTTGATAACTGTCTAGGACTTGATTTCTCATCGTTTACATTGGTAAATTCATCTATAGTCTTGTTGCTTTCAACATCACGTGCTTCGCCACAAGAATATTGTTCCATCTTATTACCATCAATAGAACATGGAACATGTAGGGTAACAATTTGTAACTCTGATTCATGTTCAGTTTTCGAAGGATCAGCTCTTGTTTCTTCCATAGTATTACCATCAGTAGCATGCACGACATGAAGGGGAACTATCTGTGACTTATTTGCAGTTTTCACAGGATCAAGTCTTACGTCTTCCTTCAGATCACCATTTGCATCGGCCATTGAAGAATCAAAGATTGGGCATACCTTTTCACTTACTACCTTCTCTGCCGAAGCCTTCTGATCAGCAAGCACTCCCTCGTCAATGCAGACATCCTTGACAAAATGGCCGCCATAATCAGAAGAAACCACAGAACTTGGCAGGTTGATCTCAACAACATCCTTGTCATAAGAAACATCCTCAATCTGTATTTGTCTGGTTTTACCTCCCTTCTCATGCTCAGCTTTCACAAAACCATGCTCTGATGGATTGGTCTGTTCAACCATTTTATCTTCCAAAAGATTGTCCTTAGTTTCCCTTTCAGGTTCACCGTCTACTTTAGGGCCGCCACTGGGTACAAGCTCATGAAAAGAATTGGTATGGTAAGGCCTTTCATTATCTGCACGAGGACACCCAAATCATCAACCATTAAGAGTGTGCAGTGTGAACAAAAACGAACACAAGTCAACAATCTGTACCACAATTAACACTGATGGTTTCTGATTTGAACAGTCAAGCAATTACTAAGACCATAAAAGGTTCAAACGGACAAGAGACACTATCATGATGGAATGAACAAAAGAGAACCTACGCTAAGTCGTAAGTTCTGCCGTTGGTTCCCTATCATTTAGCTGTACTGTCACTTTAACCATCAGAAGACATTAAGTTTTCATTCACAATGTCTCTGTGACAGAGACAATGCAGTTTTCTAAGTTAAGCGAGGCTGCTGGTAGTGTTGAAAGAATAAGACAAAAAACACTAACGAAAATATTAATTTTGAAATGAGAATTCACACTTGACATCTTCCAACCAAGGAATAAATGACTGCCTTTTGGTCACAAACAAAAGACAAAAGGCTGATAGGAACTGATACATAATGAGGAATTTAGCCCTTGGTTCAGGTCCTCTTCAACTAGGATTTGGGTGTTTTTATTCTCCTTGGATGAAAAGGACCTAGTTCCTCCAAGGTTTACTCTACAAAAATGGATACAAGATGAAACCTTCTCTATGGACTACAGTATGAAAAATGATAAGAGATATTATTACATTCTAAGTCATCGAGTGACTACTGACCAGATGTTTTCGTTTACTTGTATTTATGGAGTAACAAAGTGAGATCTATGGTaatgatgcgcacaagctatcagTCAGTATATGCAATTCAAATATTAATCAGTGTATCAATAATGTAACGTAATCAGTATATGCTATCAATCTATAGCTAAAACAATTAATCTCAGCTTTATCCGgttaagaagaaaaaaaatgatttcaAGCTCAAAAAAAGCCTGGTAAAAATGGGTGTGATCTTCACTTCCCTGCCAACATATGCAGTGTTCAACGAGAACCGCTGAACACACAAGACTGCAGTTCAAAGCATACTACTACAATGTAGtgacaaaaaaaaacatactagaatgtactccctccgtccgaaaatacttgtcatcaaaatgaataaaaagggatgtatctagaactaaaataagtctagatacaccgccttttattcattttgatgacaagtatttccggacggagggagtacagctTATTTCTTGCAGATAAGCGAGTGCCGTACGTACATCGTCGCGGATAACGAAATTAACCGTACAAGAAGattgatggaagaggaagagggagccTCCCTCGCTTATTACCTATCTTCATGATCTGCAGGGTGTATCTCGTCAAGGCCTAGCCATGCGTGAGGAGATGCCTTCGGGAACAGAGCTGATTACTTCCTGCCATTAGAAAAACAAAAGTAAGATCCACAAGTCAATGCTCCATCCATCCAGGAAAAAAAGAGCCCATGCCTGCTGCCTTTGGAGCAGATCGGAGAAAACAAAAGAGCTCCTAACCACCGACGCTAATGCTAATGGCAGTATCCATTTATCCGCAGACAGACGCCGCGCTTTGTGGATTTCGTTGGTGTGGAAGAGTGTTGTCCTGATAAAAACCAGGCACTTTACTTTGCACCCTCCGCACAAGCTAGTACTGCTACGGCCAAAAGAGGAGGGACAGAAAAAAAGAAGATGGGTTCAGTTGAACCTCTGAAAACACCATGCTTAAAAAGGATCTGGAGATTTTCTTGACACGGCGGGGCAGAGACGGACGGGAAAGAGAAAAGAACAAAGTAGCATTGGAGCAGAGGAAGCAAAGGGAGGGAGGCCAGAAGCCTGGATCACAAGTCGAGAACAATCCCCCGACGTTTGCCTCCCTCTCACGAAACGAAGCCGAGACGCGGCCGGACGGCGGCGGAACAGAGACAAGAGCGACGGCATGAAAGCTCTGATGCGTCGTCGGGCGGTGTCGAAGGAGAGTGGATTAGTGGTAAATACGCAGGACAGCACTGGCCGGCCCCCACCGCAGTAACTACATGCAGCGGGCGAGAACGGAACCACATGTATGTATTGCAGGGCGATGAATAGTAGCGGACGAGAGGaaggggagccggggaagatcggTACCTTGGCCCCCCTTCTCCTCGATGATACGCCGGCCGGCGGCTCTGTCGGCCTACTCCCGATGGCGGCACTATGTCGTATCCCTCCTACCAATCCAGATCAAAATTCGTCAAGAGAAAAGACGGGTGGGGAAGATGCAGAGCCGCCGGCCATGGACGAGACGCTCACATGCAGAACCGGCCATGGACGACGGAGCAGAGCACTACCATGCCATGGGGTGTGAAGAACAAGAGAAGAAGAGAACAAGAGACAGACGAGAGCCAAGTGAGGGAGTGGAGAAGGAAGGATCGAAGGAACTGAGGAGAGGACTGACCTTTTCCTCCTCCCTGTGTTGCTGGCCGAAGCACCGCAATTCTCTTGGCGAGTCCTCCCTGCCCGCCTGGACCAGAAAACCCGGGAGAATCGGCGCGGGCAGCGGGGGCCGGCGAGAATGGGATCGCGGCGAGCCCGAGGACCCAAAGAATTCCGAGATGCAATATAAAAAAGGGGGGCGGAGCGGGTGGAGGCGACTTAAATACACGGTGCGTGAGCGGAGAGGAGAGGAGACGAGAGCAGTGCAATAAATCTCGATTAGGTGGTGTCGTCGTGTATTTACGCTGCCGTCCCTGCCCTCTGGCTCTGCGAACGAGGATCGCTTCGCTTCGAGAAGAAGGCCCTGCGGATTTTTTCTAACGTGCTGTTCGTTATTTGGCCCACCGACTTCTGCATATTCTTTTCTTTTCATTCACCGTTTCTTGTTGCTACTACATTCTCCATTTCAAATCTGTTTTGCTTCGTTGATTTTTCTAGGGACAACGCAGTAAGGTTGTAGCAAGAATAGTTGAAAGCCTAAGGGTTGCATTCGAGATTTGTGGAGAATGGGTGCTGTTGTTAAGTTTATTTGTTCGGAAAAGGCTGTAAGTTATTTTACTTTGTGGTGTAGCCCCCAATATATTATTAGAAAGTTTTGATAGTGGAGACCGAGAAGAAGAAAAATACAGGATTCAATACATACCAATTATTCCGAAGGAAATTGCTTTCTAAAAATAGGATTCCCTTGGATTTCTTCGGTGATATCTAAATCGCATTTTAGAACGGGAATATAAATGATCCTCACTTAATTTTATGTTCATGTAGTACATATGCAAAACCTTACTCCTATTAAAGAGGGTACATCGAATACTCTCGAGTATACGATATTGTACTCTTCGCCAATGCTCCATGTTAATTTTAGTTAATGTGCTAGATTTATTCAAAATTAGGTGATATGTAAAGATAGGATTGCTTTGGACTTTTGTACTGATGGTTATTTAAATCTCGCCTTAAAATGGTAGTGTAAACTAACAGGGCATAATCAATGTTTATATATATGGAGAATATTAGAGTGAGTAATGCATATATGGCATATCATTAATAGTTATCAAAATCTCACTAGAAAATGGTGGTATAAATTAGTAGGGCTTAATTAACATTCACATATATGGAAAACCTTAAATGCAAAATGCACATATAGTATGATATTAATGTTGTGTCATGTATGCATTACACTCTTCAAGATTTCCATATATATGAACACTAATTAAGTTATGCTAACTTCTACTATGATTTTAAAATGTGATTTAAATAATCATTAAAAGGTCCAAAGAAATCATATCTTTTGATACCATTTATACTTATGAATAAGTAGTAGATGATGAAATCAATCATGTTTTCCATTGCATTGTCCAACAAATGGTTAACAACAAATTCATTCTTTTTCCAACATCAACTATTCAATTTTCCTATAATACCTTAGGATTATACGAAAAACCCTAATGAACTTAGGCCCAATTTtggataaaaaataaaaataattcaaCATCTGTATATTTTGAGTACAACCTTATAAATTATAATGAATGTTCATTCTTCATACATTCTACCTAGTAAATAATCTctacaacagaagaaaaaaaactaaGTGTAAGGGTCGAAAAAATTGCATGTGTATGCAACCGAATTTCTATGTAGCCCGTCAAAAACAGTAAGAAATATGTAAACTTTCGAGTTTTCCATGCAAAAAATAAACTCTACAT is a window encoding:
- the LOC123045710 gene encoding uncharacterized protein, which translates into the protein MKIDNERPYHTNSFHELVPSGGPKVDGEPERETKDNLLEDKMVEQTNPSEHGFVKAEHEKGGKTRQIQIEDVSYDKDVVEINLPSSVVSSDYGGHFVKDVCIDEGVLADQKASAEKVVSEKVCPIFDSSMADANGDLKEDVRLDPVKTANKSQIVPLHVVHATDGNTMEETRADPSKTEHESELQIVTLHVPCSIDGNKMEQYSCGEARDVESNKTIDEFTNVNDEKSSPRQLSSHEAAKQCQQVGTVISETYETHKPLCDGEAIDEVTPIVCHETGSSTAPESSYLSGLPVESTSDGLSAVIPEEDVGAELDNRGLNPATHYNPFIAYGSLEDTWESKYALPTIVDEVSVVPICPVGKTDSFSDLVNGGALGGFDYVETAESRIGDSSKLDSVGGRSSRLGVQASEESHDQGGLVERTDSFSDIVNGAPGRFDSVAADETRIKHNRLDSIEESSGRLDVQASEENNDQRGTVSAEPSDVKTEGHPKSETGAVEDEHDFNPRDVGDGTKTREESSGGDESSTVSQTESAVQQNEPDGAKLTTRGGIRNPFESSFSGANITLDAVAPSAHIGNTSLRSDSSTTSTRSFAFPVLQTEWNSSPVRMAKADRRRFRRDRGWGFRVLCCKF
- the LOC123045711 gene encoding uncharacterized protein; this encodes MSCTRISGAVIVFALLFAPLLLMLCLPLACARHVVALEAKDGLNIGGGRHVDVVGDDAGKAVPVSNHGGSRPARTVELPAARRHRVDAADELHDMLRRDYAWRARRRKPIHNDEPRDDEP